In a genomic window of Muntiacus reevesi chromosome 1, mMunRee1.1, whole genome shotgun sequence:
- the RTL6 gene encoding retrotransposon Gag-like protein 6, whose translation MVQPQTSKAETPASAASTSAPMDDVIDTLTSLRLTNSALRREASTLRAEKANLTNMLESVMAELTLLRTRARIPGALQITPPISAITSNGTRPMTTPPTSLPEPFSGDPGQLAGFLMQMDRFMIFQASRFPGEAERVAFLVSRLTGEAEKWAIPHMQPDSPLRNNYQGFLAELRRTYKSPLRHARRAQIRKTSASNRAMRERQTLCRQLAATGTAPCPVHPASNGTSPAPSLPTRARNL comes from the coding sequence ATGGTCCAACCCCAGACCTCAAAAGCTGAAACCCCAGCTTCTGCAGCTTCTACTAGTGCCCCTATGGACGACGTCATCGACACCCTGACCTCGTTGCGCCTCACCAACTCGGCGCTCAGGCGCGAGGCCTCTACCCTTCGCGCAGAGAAGGCCAACCTCACCAACATGCTGGAGAGCGTGATGGCGGAGCTGACCCTGTTGCGCACCCGGGCTCGGATTCCCGGGGCGCTGCAGATCACCCCACCCATCTCGGCCATTACTTCCAATGGGACCCGGCCGATGACCACGCCTCCGACCTCGCTGCCAGAGCCCTTTTCTGGAGACCCCGGCCAGCTGGCGGGCTTCTTGATGCAGATGGACAGATTCATGATCTTCCAGGCCTCCCGCTTCCCGGGGGAGGCTGAACGAGTGGCGTTCCTGGTGTCCCGGCTCACCGGGGAGGCCGAGAAGTGGGCAATCCCCCACATGCAACCAGACAGCCCCTTGCGAAACAACTATCAGGGATTCCTGGCCGAGTTGCGGAGAACCTACAAGTCTCCGCTGCGGCACGCCCGGCGCGCGCAGATCAGAAAAACTTCGGCCTCCAATCGAGCCATGCGGGAACGACAGACCCTCTGCCGCCAGCTGGCCGCCACCGGCACAGCGCCCTGCCCGGTGCACCCAGCCTCCAATGGGACCAGTCCAGCCCCGTCCCTGCCCACCCGAGCTCGGAACCTTTAG